The Solanum lycopersicum chromosome 9, SLM_r2.1 genome window below encodes:
- the LOC101267440 gene encoding OVARIAN TUMOR DOMAIN-containing deubiquitinating enzyme 12, with amino-acid sequence MSCEPEYDAARGVLSFLDVDQLFSSNYYGDSTQHDIEICHEQYSTENPYHPSYCNVDNDEVIAHALQEEWSELCITEDAQSSHADDQYLQASTGVQHWHGSPREYYAGHDAGVEANDVGPSSSCSSPGDRSYDGEEYAYTLEIQDEFEIDGEVGKRINQLSAIPHVPRINGDIPSVDEATSDHQRLLDRLQLFDLVEHKVQGDGNCQFRALSDQFYRGPEHHKFVRQQVVNELKEHPEIYEGYVPMAYDEYLKRMSKNGEWGDHVTLQAAADSYGVKILVITSFKDTCYIEILPKNQKSNRVIYLSFWAEVHYNSIYPQGDFLPCDDFKKKKKKWSFWNKH; translated from the exons ATGTCGTGTGAGCCAGAATATGATGCTGCTCGTGGGGTTCTTAGTTTTCTCGATGTGGACCAACTTTTTAGTTCCAACTATTACGGTGACAGTACACAGCATGACATTGAAATCTGTCATGAACAATATTCCACAGAAAACCCTTATCACCCATCATATTGCAATGTTGACAATGATGAGGTTATTGCTCATGCTCTACAAGAAGAATGGTCAGAGTTGTGCATTACAGAAGATGCTCAATCTTCACATGCAGATGATCAGTACTTGCAAGCCTCCACTGGTGTACAGCATTGGCATGGTTCTCCAAGGGAGTACTATGCTG GGCATGATGCTGGTGTGGAAGCTAATGATGTAGGGCCTTCAAGTTCTTGCTCTAGTCCTGGAGACAGATCATACGATGGAGAAGAGTATGCTTACACATTGGAAATACAAGATGAATTTGAGATTGATGGAGAAGTAGGGAAGAGAATAAACCAGCTGAGTGCTATTCCT CATGTTCCTAGAATAAACGGAGACATACCTTCAGTTGATGAAGCAACATCTGACCACCAAAGGCTGCTAGATAG ATTGCAATTATTTGACTTGGTGGAGCACAAAGTGCAAGGGGATGGAAATTGTCAG TTCCGTGCTTTATCAGATCAATTCTATCGTGGTCCTGAGCACCACAAATTTGTCAGACAGCAAGTAGTCAATGAG CTTAAAGAACATCCGGAGATATATGAGGGGTATGTCCCAATGGCATATGATGAATACTTGAAGAGGATGTCCAA GAATGGGGAATGGGGAGATCATGTTACGTTGCAGGCTGCCGCTGACTCG TATGGCGTGAAAATTCTTGTTATAACTTCATTCAAAGACACATGTTACATTGAGATCCTTCCGAAGAATCAAAAGTCAAATAGAG TCATATACTTGAGTTTCTGGGCGGAGGTGCACTACAACTCAATCTACCCTCAAGGAG ACTTCCTGCCATGTGATGatttcaagaagaagaagaagaagtggaGTTTTTGGAACAAGCATTAA
- the TCP19 gene encoding TCP transcription factor 19 — protein MGSEIVVSGAISGVGNGSVNSETNGKTALAVVPTKKKNALSVSSSKDRHTKVNGRGRRVRMPALCAARVFQLTKELGHRTDGETIEWLLRNAEPAIIAATGTGTVPATQVTTTSENIPLSQSQPSVLAPLTRATPVSGFPVGGGFFSMTPQSQPNCRLDLCQPSLEFSGNAYRHMPFTALLLQPVTADDGEEKVAEEDEKQ, from the coding sequence atgggTTCAGAAATAGTTGTTTCCGGTGCAATCTCCGGCGTCGGGAACGGTAGCGTTAACTCAGAAACAAATGGCAAAACTGCGCTCGCGGTCGTTCcgacgaagaagaagaatgcGTTATCCGTTTCATCTAGCAAAGACAGGCATACAAAAGTCAATGGTAGAGGACGGCGCGTAAGGATGCCGGCGTTATGCGCGGCGCGTGTTTTTCAATTAACGAAGGAACTAGGTCATAGGACTGACGGAGAAACGATAGAGTGGCTTCTCCGTAACGCTGAACCAGCAATCATCGCTGCTACAGGAACAGGTACGGTTCCGGCGACTCAAGTCACTACGACGTCGGAGAACATACCGTTGTCTCAGTCACAACCGTCGGTTTTAGCTCCGTTAACACGAGCTACGCCTGTTTCTGGATTTCCGGTAGGTGGTGGATTTTTCTCTATGACTCCACAATCGCAGCCAAATTGCCGGCTTGATTTGTGCCAACCGTCGTTAGAATTTTCCGGCAATGCGTATCGGCATATGCCGTTCACGGCGTTGCTTTTACAGCCGGTGACCGCCGATGACGGCGAAGAGAAAGTCGCCGAAGAAGATGAGAAACAGTAG
- the LOC101267154 gene encoding RNA polymerase sigma factor sigF, chloroplastic isoform X1: MEAAGRNLLSSPPTFSQKTQLRNCSSSVLMLHEHAAPVLSSVPHTYLGRYVPASAIGPEQHFENRLQLHLVKEEKTSLATIDRRLVEAASSELEENDAVDSEQNINALQVQLLHWPGPSYSFPPYYLKGKGPLSPNKEPLHSKGDKLMNFEPHSVVALARKALLASKEAALLAEDSKLLDDSHFPNFLSTNLVDDKLKEQRTVRSTRFIERQSRKRGAPKPIQEVQETNNRSGRPDVRRKVNESIDLNDPLRMFLWGPETKQLLTAKEESELIVKIQISMKLQEVKHQLQIQFAREPTSLEWAEAAGITSRELKSQLLSGKSSREKLINANLRMVVHIAKQYQGRGLNLQDLLQEGSMGLMKSVEKFKPQAGCRFPTYAYWWIRQSVRKAIFQHSRTIRLPENVYALLSKVKDAKRECIRQGNRHPTKEDIASCARMSVERLQNLLSNVRTPLSMQQSVWSDQDTTFQEITADNAIEAPELSVSKQLMRRHIRGLLNVLSPKERKIIRLRFGIGDGKPKSLSEIGAVFGLSKERVRQLETRALYKLKQNLNKHGLDAYSDLLF, from the exons ATGGAGGCTGCTGGAAGAAACCTTCTTTCTTCACCACCAACTTTTTCTCAGAAAACCCAACTCAGGAATTGTTCTTCTTCAG TTCTGATGCTTCATGAGCATGCTGCTCCTGTGCTTTCTTCAGTGCCCCATACTTATTTGGGTCGATATGTTCCTGCATCAGCTATCGGTCCGGAGCAGCATTTTGAGAATCGGCTGCAGTTGCACCTAGTAAAGGAAGAGAAAACATCCCTG GCAACAATAGATAGGAGGCTTGTGGAAGCTGCATCCTCAGAATTGGAAGAGAATGATGCTGTTGATTCAGAGCAAAATATAAATGCTTTGCAAGTGCAGCTACTTCATTGGCCTGGTCCATCATATTC GTTTCCCCCGTATTATCTGAAGGGAAAAGGACCATTATCTCCAAATAAGGAACCTCTTCACAGTAAGGGAGATAAATTAATGAACTTTGAACCACACAGTGTGGTTGCTCTTGCCAGAAAAGCTTTGTTGGCATCAAAAGAGGCAGCTTTATTAGCTGAAGACTCCAAATTACTTGATGATTCTCATTTTCCAAA TTTCCTATCCACGAATTTGGTTGATGATAAACTGAAAGAGCAACGTACAGTAAGATCAACACGTTTTATAGAGAGGCAGTCTAGAAAAAGGGGAGCTCCAAAGCCAATACAAGAAGTTCAGGAGACAAATAATCGTTCAGGCAGGCCAGATGTGCGGAGAAAAGTGAACGAGTCTATTGATCTAAATGATCCTCTTCGAATGTTCCTATGGGGTCCCGAAACTAAACAACTCTTAACCGCCAAAGAGGAGTCTGAATTGATTGTCAAGATACAG ATCTCCATGAAATTACAAGAAGTAAAGCATCAGCTTCAGATTCAGTTTGCTCGTGAACCAACATCGCTTGAGTGGGCTGAAGCTGCAGGGATTACTTCTCGAGAATTGAAATCACAACTTCTTTCCGGCAAGAGCAGCCGTGAGAAATTAATCAATGCCAATTTGCGAATGGTGGTTCATATTGCTAAGCAATATCAAGGACGTGGTCTCAACCTTCAGGATCTATTGCAG GAGGGAAGCATGGGACTTATGAAAAGTGTCGAGAAGTTCAAACCTCAAGCTGGTTGTCGATTTCCTACCTATGCATACTGGTGGATAAGGCAATCAGTTAGGAAGGCCATATTTCAACACTCTAGGACAATCCGTTTGCCC GAAAATGTGTACGCGCTTCTGTCTAAAGTAAAAGACGCCAAAAGAGAATGCATTCGACAAGGCAATCGTCATCCAACCAAAGAAGACATCGCATCATGTGCTAGAATGAGTGTGGAAAGGTTGCAGAATCTGCTTTCAAATGTTAGAACACCACTTTCAATGCAACAGTCAGTGTGGTCAGATCAAGATACTACTTTCCAG GAAATTACTGCTGACAATGCAATTGAAGCACCAGAACTGAGTGTATCAAAACAACTTATGAGGCGTCACATACGCGGCCTCCTAAATGTCCTGAGTCCAAAGGAAAGGAAAATAATCCGACTTAGATTTGGCATTGGAGATGGCAAACCAAAGTCTCTATCCGAAATAGGCGCTGTTTTTGGACTGTCAAAGGAACGAGTACGACAACTAGAGACCCGAGCTCTATACAAGCTAAAGCAGAATCTTAACAAGCATGGCCTCGATGCATATTCCGATTTGCTCTTTTAA
- the LOC101267154 gene encoding RNA polymerase sigma factor sigF, chloroplastic isoform X2: MLHEHAAPVLSSVPHTYLGRYVPASAIGPEQHFENRLQLHLVKEEKTSLATIDRRLVEAASSELEENDAVDSEQNINALQVQLLHWPGPSYSFPPYYLKGKGPLSPNKEPLHSKGDKLMNFEPHSVVALARKALLASKEAALLAEDSKLLDDSHFPNFLSTNLVDDKLKEQRTVRSTRFIERQSRKRGAPKPIQEVQETNNRSGRPDVRRKVNESIDLNDPLRMFLWGPETKQLLTAKEESELIVKIQISMKLQEVKHQLQIQFAREPTSLEWAEAAGITSRELKSQLLSGKSSREKLINANLRMVVHIAKQYQGRGLNLQDLLQEGSMGLMKSVEKFKPQAGCRFPTYAYWWIRQSVRKAIFQHSRTIRLPENVYALLSKVKDAKRECIRQGNRHPTKEDIASCARMSVERLQNLLSNVRTPLSMQQSVWSDQDTTFQEITADNAIEAPELSVSKQLMRRHIRGLLNVLSPKERKIIRLRFGIGDGKPKSLSEIGAVFGLSKERVRQLETRALYKLKQNLNKHGLDAYSDLLF, encoded by the exons ATGCTTCATGAGCATGCTGCTCCTGTGCTTTCTTCAGTGCCCCATACTTATTTGGGTCGATATGTTCCTGCATCAGCTATCGGTCCGGAGCAGCATTTTGAGAATCGGCTGCAGTTGCACCTAGTAAAGGAAGAGAAAACATCCCTG GCAACAATAGATAGGAGGCTTGTGGAAGCTGCATCCTCAGAATTGGAAGAGAATGATGCTGTTGATTCAGAGCAAAATATAAATGCTTTGCAAGTGCAGCTACTTCATTGGCCTGGTCCATCATATTC GTTTCCCCCGTATTATCTGAAGGGAAAAGGACCATTATCTCCAAATAAGGAACCTCTTCACAGTAAGGGAGATAAATTAATGAACTTTGAACCACACAGTGTGGTTGCTCTTGCCAGAAAAGCTTTGTTGGCATCAAAAGAGGCAGCTTTATTAGCTGAAGACTCCAAATTACTTGATGATTCTCATTTTCCAAA TTTCCTATCCACGAATTTGGTTGATGATAAACTGAAAGAGCAACGTACAGTAAGATCAACACGTTTTATAGAGAGGCAGTCTAGAAAAAGGGGAGCTCCAAAGCCAATACAAGAAGTTCAGGAGACAAATAATCGTTCAGGCAGGCCAGATGTGCGGAGAAAAGTGAACGAGTCTATTGATCTAAATGATCCTCTTCGAATGTTCCTATGGGGTCCCGAAACTAAACAACTCTTAACCGCCAAAGAGGAGTCTGAATTGATTGTCAAGATACAG ATCTCCATGAAATTACAAGAAGTAAAGCATCAGCTTCAGATTCAGTTTGCTCGTGAACCAACATCGCTTGAGTGGGCTGAAGCTGCAGGGATTACTTCTCGAGAATTGAAATCACAACTTCTTTCCGGCAAGAGCAGCCGTGAGAAATTAATCAATGCCAATTTGCGAATGGTGGTTCATATTGCTAAGCAATATCAAGGACGTGGTCTCAACCTTCAGGATCTATTGCAG GAGGGAAGCATGGGACTTATGAAAAGTGTCGAGAAGTTCAAACCTCAAGCTGGTTGTCGATTTCCTACCTATGCATACTGGTGGATAAGGCAATCAGTTAGGAAGGCCATATTTCAACACTCTAGGACAATCCGTTTGCCC GAAAATGTGTACGCGCTTCTGTCTAAAGTAAAAGACGCCAAAAGAGAATGCATTCGACAAGGCAATCGTCATCCAACCAAAGAAGACATCGCATCATGTGCTAGAATGAGTGTGGAAAGGTTGCAGAATCTGCTTTCAAATGTTAGAACACCACTTTCAATGCAACAGTCAGTGTGGTCAGATCAAGATACTACTTTCCAG GAAATTACTGCTGACAATGCAATTGAAGCACCAGAACTGAGTGTATCAAAACAACTTATGAGGCGTCACATACGCGGCCTCCTAAATGTCCTGAGTCCAAAGGAAAGGAAAATAATCCGACTTAGATTTGGCATTGGAGATGGCAAACCAAAGTCTCTATCCGAAATAGGCGCTGTTTTTGGACTGTCAAAGGAACGAGTACGACAACTAGAGACCCGAGCTCTATACAAGCTAAAGCAGAATCTTAACAAGCATGGCCTCGATGCATATTCCGATTTGCTCTTTTAA
- the LOC101267154 gene encoding RNA polymerase sigma factor sigF, chloroplastic isoform X3, translating into MLCKCSYFIGLVHHIRKMKFPPYYLKGKGPLSPNKEPLHSKGDKLMNFEPHSVVALARKALLASKEAALLAEDSKLLDDSHFPNFLSTNLVDDKLKEQRTVRSTRFIERQSRKRGAPKPIQEVQETNNRSGRPDVRRKVNESIDLNDPLRMFLWGPETKQLLTAKEESELIVKIQISMKLQEVKHQLQIQFAREPTSLEWAEAAGITSRELKSQLLSGKSSREKLINANLRMVVHIAKQYQGRGLNLQDLLQEGSMGLMKSVEKFKPQAGCRFPTYAYWWIRQSVRKAIFQHSRTIRLPENVYALLSKVKDAKRECIRQGNRHPTKEDIASCARMSVERLQNLLSNVRTPLSMQQSVWSDQDTTFQEITADNAIEAPELSVSKQLMRRHIRGLLNVLSPKERKIIRLRFGIGDGKPKSLSEIGAVFGLSKERVRQLETRALYKLKQNLNKHGLDAYSDLLF; encoded by the exons ATGCTTTGCAAGTGCAGCTACTTCATTGGCCTGGTCCATCATATTCGTAAGATGAA GTTTCCCCCGTATTATCTGAAGGGAAAAGGACCATTATCTCCAAATAAGGAACCTCTTCACAGTAAGGGAGATAAATTAATGAACTTTGAACCACACAGTGTGGTTGCTCTTGCCAGAAAAGCTTTGTTGGCATCAAAAGAGGCAGCTTTATTAGCTGAAGACTCCAAATTACTTGATGATTCTCATTTTCCAAA TTTCCTATCCACGAATTTGGTTGATGATAAACTGAAAGAGCAACGTACAGTAAGATCAACACGTTTTATAGAGAGGCAGTCTAGAAAAAGGGGAGCTCCAAAGCCAATACAAGAAGTTCAGGAGACAAATAATCGTTCAGGCAGGCCAGATGTGCGGAGAAAAGTGAACGAGTCTATTGATCTAAATGATCCTCTTCGAATGTTCCTATGGGGTCCCGAAACTAAACAACTCTTAACCGCCAAAGAGGAGTCTGAATTGATTGTCAAGATACAG ATCTCCATGAAATTACAAGAAGTAAAGCATCAGCTTCAGATTCAGTTTGCTCGTGAACCAACATCGCTTGAGTGGGCTGAAGCTGCAGGGATTACTTCTCGAGAATTGAAATCACAACTTCTTTCCGGCAAGAGCAGCCGTGAGAAATTAATCAATGCCAATTTGCGAATGGTGGTTCATATTGCTAAGCAATATCAAGGACGTGGTCTCAACCTTCAGGATCTATTGCAG GAGGGAAGCATGGGACTTATGAAAAGTGTCGAGAAGTTCAAACCTCAAGCTGGTTGTCGATTTCCTACCTATGCATACTGGTGGATAAGGCAATCAGTTAGGAAGGCCATATTTCAACACTCTAGGACAATCCGTTTGCCC GAAAATGTGTACGCGCTTCTGTCTAAAGTAAAAGACGCCAAAAGAGAATGCATTCGACAAGGCAATCGTCATCCAACCAAAGAAGACATCGCATCATGTGCTAGAATGAGTGTGGAAAGGTTGCAGAATCTGCTTTCAAATGTTAGAACACCACTTTCAATGCAACAGTCAGTGTGGTCAGATCAAGATACTACTTTCCAG GAAATTACTGCTGACAATGCAATTGAAGCACCAGAACTGAGTGTATCAAAACAACTTATGAGGCGTCACATACGCGGCCTCCTAAATGTCCTGAGTCCAAAGGAAAGGAAAATAATCCGACTTAGATTTGGCATTGGAGATGGCAAACCAAAGTCTCTATCCGAAATAGGCGCTGTTTTTGGACTGTCAAAGGAACGAGTACGACAACTAGAGACCCGAGCTCTATACAAGCTAAAGCAGAATCTTAACAAGCATGGCCTCGATGCATATTCCGATTTGCTCTTTTAA
- the LOC101266856 gene encoding UDP-glycosyltransferase 86A1-like, translating into MAKKLHPHALVIPCPYQGHINPTIHLALKLASKGFIITFINTQFIHSQITKAHSPSSSEPSGLENIFSKPCESGLDIRYLTISDGFPLEFDRNMNSLPFLEGLINGFSNYVDKLVGDLAKEDCVDPINCLIADTFFVWPSIIAKKYEIVHVSFFTEPALVFALYYHLDLLEENGHSGSHENRKDIVDYIPGVKSIKSSDLPSLYQNSVVHQLIYKAFQDVRKADIIIANTVQELEPETITSIQEKHKFYAIGPIVSANFTELTISSSLWSEHDCTQWLDAKPRGSVLYVSFGSVALVNKEDILELAHALMLSEVNFIWVLRFNVLGQDENDILPVGYKEKVKDRGLIVPWCNQPRVISHSAVGGFLSHCGWNSIVESIWCGVPLICSPLVTDQLANRKLVVYDWKVGINLRDEESITREEVRNKIKYLMNEETSNNLRKNVAQVKETFHNTLATNGSSNVYFNKFVEELKIKISLA; encoded by the exons atggcaAAAAAGCTTCATCCTCATGCCTTGGTAATTCCATGTCCATATCAAGGTCATATAAACCCAACAATTCATCTAGCCTTAAAACTTGCTTCAAAAGGATTCATTATAACTTTTATCAACACACAATTTATTCATTCCCAAATAACAAAAGCCCATTCACCTTCCTCTTCAGAGCCGTCGGGGCTCGAAAATATCTTCTCAAAACCCTGTGAATCTGGGCTTGATATACGTTATTTAACTATTTCCGATGGATTTCCGTTGGAATTCGATCGGAATATGAATTCGTTGCCATTTTTGGAAGGTTTAATAAATGGGTTTTCGAATTATGTTGATAAACTAGTTGGGGATTTAGCGAAAGAGGATTGTGTTGATCCAATTAATTGTTTGATTGCTGATACTTTCTTCGTTTGGCCATCGATTATCGCAAAAAAATATGAGATTGTTCATGTTTCATTCTTCACTGAGCCAGCTTTGGTTTTTGCTCTCTATTATCACTTGGATTTGCTTGAAGAAAATGGTCACTCTGGCTCTCATg AAAATAGGAAAGATATTGTTGATTATATTCCTGGAGTTAAATCAATCAAATCAAGTGACTTGCCATCCTTGTACCAAAATTCGGTGGTGCACCAATTAATCTACAAGGCATTTCAAGATGTTCGAAAAGCCGATATAATAATAGCCAACACTGTTCAGGAGCTCGAACCTGAAACCATCACATCGATTCAAGAAAAGCACAAGTTCTACGCCATTGGTCCAATTGTGTCCGCGAATTTCACTGAACTAACTATTTCGAGTAGCCTATGGTCCGAGCACGATTGCACCCAATGGCTCGATGCCAAGCCTCGTGGTTCGGTCTTATACGTCTCGTTTGGGAGTGTGGCTCTTGTTAACAAAGAGGATATTCTTGAATTAGCTCATGCACTTATGCTTAGTGAAGTGAATTTCATTTGGGTACTTAGGTTTAATGTTTTAGGTCAAGACGAAAATGATATTTTGCCCGTTGGATATAAAGAAAAAGTGAAGGATCGAGGGTTGATTGTGCCATGGTGCAACCAACCGAGGGTGATTTCACATTCAGCAGTTGGAGGTTTCTTGAGTCACTGTGGATGGAATTCTATAGTGGAGAGCATTTGGTGTGGGGTGCCGTTGATTTGTTCTCCGCTTGTCACCGATCAACTCGCTAATCGGAAATTAGTGGTTTATGATTGGAAAGTTGGAATTAATCTTCGTGATGAGGAATCAATCACGAGAGAAGAAGTACGCAATAAgattaaatatttgatgaacGAAGAGACTTCGAATAATTTAAGGAAGAATGTTGCACAAGTGAAAGAGACATTTCATAATACATTAGCTACGAATGGATCAtcaaatgtttattttaataagtTTGTTGAAGAGTTGAAGATAAAGATTAGTTTAGCTTGA
- the LOC101266552 gene encoding UDP-glycosyltransferase 86A1-like: MANHHQKPHAIMIPYPYQGHITPFVYLAIKLASHGFTITFVNTHYIHSKISNSQSRENSQIKNKDDLFARARESGLDIRYATVNDGFPLGFDRSLNHDQFVEGLLHVFSAHFDELVGDLVKSDPPVTCLIADTFYVWPAMIAEKYNLVYVSFWTEPALVFNLYYHMELLKKNGHFASQDNRKDTIDYIPGVKAIEPRDLMSYLQATEIWTVVHRVIYKAFTDIKKADIIICNTVQELEFDTLSALNKNQPTYAIGPIFPSGNFTKAPFSISLWSESDCSQWLNNKPNSSVLYVSFGSYAHTSKEDLLEIAHGLQLSGVNFIWVLRPDIVSSDETDFLPVGFEESIKDRGLIVPWCRQIEVISHPATGGFLTHCGWNSTLESIWCGIPLICFPLLTDQFTNRKLVVNDWKIGINLCDKERVTHEEVSEKVSHFMCGSSAQELRKAVKEVRKTLENALGQDGSSERNFHQFMENIKVNARKRARLSNGHVSPLHQNGNGLVH; the protein is encoded by the exons ATGGCGAATCATCACCAAAAACCTCATGCTATTATGATTCCATATCCATATCAAGGTCACATTACTCCTTTTGTGTATTTAGCTATAAAATTAGCTTCACATGGCTTCACAATCACTTTTGTAAACACTCATTATATACATTCTAAGATTTCCAATTCACAATCTAGAGaaaattctcaaataaaaaacaaagatGATTTGTTTGCTAGAGCTCGTGAATCTGGGCTTGATATTCGTTATGCAACGGTGAATGATGGGTTTCCTTTAGGGTTTGATAGGTCATTGAATCATGACCAATTTGTTGAGGGTTTGTTGCACGTTTTTTCAGCGCATTTTGATGAattggttggggatttggtgaaATCCGATCCGCCGGTGACGTGTTTGATCGCTGATACGTTTTATGTATGGCCGGCGATGATCGCCGAGAAGTATAATTTGGTTTATGTTTCGTTTTGGACGGAACCTGCTCTGGTTTTTAATCTGTATTATCATATGGAATTGCTCaaaaaaaatggacattttGCTTCTCAAG ATAACCGAAAGGACACTATAGACTACATACCAGGAGTTAAAGCTATTGAACCAAGAGACTTGATGTCTTATCTCCAAGCAACTGAGATTTGGACTGTGGTTCATAGGGTAATCTACAAGGCCTTTACAGATATTAAAAAGGCTGATATCATCATTTGTAACACAGTCCAAGAACTTGAATTTGATACTCTCTCAGCCCTAAACAAAAACCAGCCCACATATGCTATTGGTCCCATTTTCCCATCTGGTAATTTCACTAAGGCCCCATTCAGTATTAGCCTATGGTCTGAGTCTGATTGCTCTCAATGGCTCAACAACAAGCCCAATTCCTCAGTCTTGTATGTCTCATTTGGGAGCTATGCTCACACTAGTAAAGAAGACTTATTGGAGATAGCCCATGGGCTTCAACTTAGTGGGGTGAACTTCATTTGGGTCCTAAGGCCTGATATCGTTAGCTCGGATGAGACAGATTTCCTGCCTGTGGGGTTCGAGGAAAGTATAAAAGATCGAGGGTTGATCGTGCCATGGTGTAGACAGATTGAAGTGATATCACACCCTGCGACTGGTGGATTCCTGACTCACTGTGGATGGAACTCGACGTTGGAAAGCATATGGTGTGGTATACCATTGATTTGTTTTCCCTTGCTGACTGATCAATTCACTAACCGAAAACTAGTTGTAAATGATTGGAAGATCGGAATTAACCTTTGTGACAAAGAACGCGTTACACACGAGGAAGTATCCGAAAAGGTTAGCCATTTTATGTGTGGGAGTAGTGCTCAAGAGTTGAGGAAAGCAGTGAAGGAAGTGAGGAAGACATTAGAGAATGCATTAGGACAAGATGGATCATCTGAGAGgaattttcatcaatttatggAAAACATTAAAGTCAATGCAAGGAAACGGGCCAGGCTTTCGAATGGGCATGTTAGTCCATTACACCAAAATGGTAATGGGCTGGTCCATTGA